One window of the Candidatus Bathyarchaeota archaeon genome contains the following:
- a CDS encoding phenylalanine--tRNA ligase subunit alpha translates to MVRLRENEQKTLLALGNLGGKANVNQIIKASGLAHAAVMRATLKLSEEKFVQLHEQVQTIVTLSEEGKLHAKRGLPERQLINSLIKLSGKAKIDKVVEDAKLEDNFVSIALGWLRRKEWATIERKERTLEALKKPKKGKDEEILAFLAEKDTIITEELNREKQEAIATLRKRKLVQTEEKTYRILDLTTKGRKLLKKGVKIIEEVSQLTTELIVTGKWRETKLRKFNVTAHGPPVYPGKVHPLQQIIERARGIFLEMGFTEIRGPLVETAFWNFDALFQPQDHPAREMQDTFYLSIPKAGKLPEKIVVDAVAKTHEDGWITGSSGWGYRWSPEEAKRLVLRTHTTSETIKYLSKHKKPPIKVFSVDRVYRNEQLTYKHTAEFYQIEGIVVDKGVSLRDLMGTLKIFYSSFGLKKVEFWPCYFPYTEPSAQAMVYVPKLKHWMELCGMGMFRPEVLAPMGIKYPVLAWGGGLERIAMLELGLDDIRLLYGNHLGWIRRTPLCR, encoded by the coding sequence GTGGTTAGACTTCGCGAAAACGAACAGAAAACACTCCTCGCTCTTGGCAATCTAGGCGGTAAAGCCAACGTAAATCAAATCATAAAAGCCAGCGGTCTCGCTCACGCTGCTGTCATGCGAGCAACATTAAAACTATCAGAAGAAAAGTTTGTCCAACTGCACGAACAAGTACAAACAATTGTGACCTTAAGCGAAGAAGGAAAACTGCACGCAAAGAGAGGATTGCCAGAACGTCAACTGATTAATTCGCTAATTAAGTTAAGCGGCAAAGCAAAGATTGACAAGGTTGTTGAAGACGCAAAACTAGAAGATAATTTTGTATCCATAGCTTTAGGCTGGCTACGTCGAAAAGAATGGGCAACAATAGAACGAAAAGAACGAACCTTGGAGGCTTTGAAAAAGCCAAAAAAAGGAAAGGACGAAGAGATTCTAGCATTTTTAGCAGAAAAGGACACTATTATAACTGAAGAATTAAATAGAGAAAAACAAGAAGCAATAGCAACTTTACGGAAACGCAAGCTTGTACAGACTGAAGAAAAAACTTATCGAATACTGGATCTAACCACAAAAGGTCGAAAGCTCCTTAAAAAAGGAGTCAAGATCATTGAAGAAGTAAGCCAACTTACCACTGAACTTATCGTGACGGGAAAATGGAGAGAGACAAAACTAAGAAAATTCAATGTGACTGCACATGGTCCACCTGTATATCCAGGCAAGGTTCATCCCTTGCAGCAAATCATCGAACGTGCAAGAGGGATTTTTCTGGAAATGGGGTTCACCGAAATCCGTGGGCCACTGGTTGAAACAGCTTTTTGGAACTTCGATGCGTTATTTCAACCTCAAGATCATCCAGCAAGAGAGATGCAAGACACGTTTTACCTTTCCATTCCTAAAGCTGGGAAATTACCTGAGAAAATCGTTGTGGACGCTGTTGCGAAAACGCATGAAGATGGTTGGATAACAGGGTCGAGTGGATGGGGATATAGGTGGAGCCCAGAAGAGGCTAAGAGGTTAGTGTTACGTACTCATACAACATCTGAAACTATCAAATACCTTTCAAAGCATAAGAAGCCGCCTATTAAGGTCTTTTCAGTTGACCGAGTTTATCGAAACGAACAACTTACATACAAGCACACGGCAGAATTTTACCAAATAGAAGGCATTGTGGTAGACAAAGGAGTATCGTTGCGCGACTTGATGGGTACTTTAAAGATTTTCTATAGCAGTTTTGGATTGAAAAAAGTAGAGTTCTGGCCATGCTATTTTCCCTATACAGAGCCTTCAGCGCAAGCAATGGTTTATGTTCCGAAACTTAAGCATTGGATGGAGCTTTGCGGTATGGGCATGTTTAGACCTGAAGTTTTAGCTCCGATGGGTATAAAATACCCTGTTTTAGCCTGGGGAGGAGGGCTGGAACGTATAGCCATGTTGGAACTCGGGCTTGATGACATACGGCTACTGTATGGCAACCACCTAGGATGGATTAGGAGGACACCGTTATGCCGGTAA